One window of Myxocyprinus asiaticus isolate MX2 ecotype Aquarium Trade chromosome 6, UBuf_Myxa_2, whole genome shotgun sequence genomic DNA carries:
- the LOC127442304 gene encoding claudin-11-like: protein MANTCVQFTGFVMSFLGWIGLIIATGTNDWVVTCKYNMNTCKKMDELEAKGLWADCVISTALYHCITLTQILDLPAYIQTSRALMVTASILGLPAVALVLMSMSCINLGSEPESAKNKRSVLGGILMLLTAFCGVISTVWFPIGAHHERGLMSFGFSLYSGWVGTALCLLGGCMITCCSVDSPASYTDNNRFYYSKQGTTHPGTASTNHAKSAHV, encoded by the exons ATGGCAAATACTTGCGTACAGTTCACGGGATTTGTAATGAGTTTCCTTGGTTGGATCGGGCTTATCATCGCCACTGGTACTAATGACTGGGTAGTCACTTGTAAATATAACATGAATACCTGCAAGAAGATGGATGAACTGGAGGCCAAAGGTCTGTGGGCAGACTGTGTGATATCAACAGCACTGTATCACTGCATCACACTGACTCAAATTCTCGATTTACCAG CTTACATCCAGACATCTCGAGCGCTAATGGTCACTGCATCGATTTTAGGATTGCCTGCTGTCGCGCTCGTGCTCATGTCCATGTCCTGTATTAACCTCGGAAGTGAACCGGAAAGCGCCAAGAACAAACGATCCGTGCTCGGAGGAATCCTAATGCTGTTGACGG CTTTTTGTGGTGTCATCTCCACTGTGTGGTTTCCCATTGGGGCCCATCATGAGAGAGGCCTGATGTCCTTTGGCTTCTCCCTGTATTCTGGCTGGGTGGGCACTGCGCTCTGTTTGCTGGGAGGCTGTATGATCACCTGCTGTTCAGTCGACAGCCCTGCTTCATACACTGACAACAATCGATTCTACTACTCCAAACAGGGCACCACCCATCCTGGCACTGCCTCCACTAACCATGCCAAAAGCGCTCACGTGTGA